GGGCGGAACCACCCTTCTTCCCTGATCCGGGTCCGTCCGCCATGACGGTAGACCGACTACCCGGCCCTTTGCCCCCGGCCTCCTGGGCCGGGGCGCTCGTTCCGCGACCCACACTGACCAGGTCCCGGACAGGGGTGCCCGTTCCGCGCCCCAGGGTGAAGGGCATCTTGGACAGGGGTGAACTAGACGGGAGACTCGGCTTCCAGCTCGTCGACCACCAGGCGGGCCAGGGCTAGGGATGAGGTTGCGGCCGGGGAGGGGGCGTTCCTTACGTGGATCGCGTTTTCGGTTCTCTCGGTCAGGAAGTCCTCGATCAGGGTCCCGTCGCGACCGAGGGCCTGGGCGCGGACGCCGGCCGGTCCGGGCTCGACGTCCTCGAGGCGGAGACCCGGCAGGAGCCGCCGGGCCTCTTTGACAAGGGAGCGGGCGCTGACCGAATGGTGGATCTCCTGGACGGCTGCTCGAGGCTGGCGGGCGATCAGGCGCCAGGTGCCCGGCCAGCTGGCTGTCTCCCAGATGTCCCAGCGGCTGAGGCGGGTCAGGCGGTAGGCATCCCGGGCGCCCGCCAGCATCGCGGTTGGTCCGATCAGCAGCGACCCGTCGGCGGTGCGGGTTAGGTGGGCTCCGAGAAAGGGAAGGTCGGGGTCGGGCAAGGGGTAGAGGTTGCCCCTGACCAGATCCTGCCGGTCGGCCTTCACCTTCAGGTACCCGCCGCGGATCGGCACGATTCGCGGCTCGACTTCGCCGCCGGCCATCCGGGCGAGCCGGTCCGACTGGAGTCCGCCGCAGAAGACCGCCCGCCCGGCACGCACGCCGCCCTTTCCGGTCCAGAGGTCAAGCCCGGCGGCAGAGGGTTTTACATCGAGCACCGTTGCACCGAGGTGGATCGATCCACCGGCCGTTTCGATGTCATCGGCAAGAGCTGCGGCGACGAGGCCAAATTCGACTACGGCCGTGGTCGGGGAATGAAGGGCGGAAAGGCCACGGGCATTCGGCTCGACCGAGGTGATCTCGTCTTCGGAAAGCCTGGACAGACCGGCGACCCCGTTCTCCCTCGCCCGGACTTCCAGCCGGTCGAGCCGGTCGATTTCGTCCTCAGCGGTAGCGACGATCAGCTTGCCGTTCATCGACCAGGGGACGGACCGTTCGTCGCAGTAGGCGGTCAGTTCCGCCGCACCTTCAACGCAGAGCTTCGCCCGGAGGGACCCGGGCTCATAGTAGACGCCGGCGTGGATCACGCCGCTCGAGTGCGACGTCTGGTGGGCGGCTATCTCGTCTTCGGCTTCGAGGACGGCCAGCGTGGCGCCTGCGTGCCGCTTGAGGACCTCGCGGGCGACCGCCAGGCCGAGGATGCCGCCGCCCACCACCGCAAAATCAACCTGCGGTGGTGGGGGAGCATCGCGACTCATGACCGGAGTATCCCCCGGTCGGGTGCCGATGCGACGTTTCAGGCAGCCAGCTCTTCGAGCTTCGCCTGATTGACTTCACCGGTGAGTTCTTCGAGCTCGGCCAGGATCGAGGTGATGTCATCGCGGGTCGCCTGGTCGGTGATCGTTCCGTCTTCGCCCAGCCTCTCATCGATCTTTCCGATCGCCAGTTCGCGCTCGACGGTCGGGGTGCCGGTGATCGTGAATGACTTTCGAACCTGCTGGTTCGCCCAGATCGCGCCGAAGGGCATCGGGCTGTTCGAAATGATCGCTGCGGGTCGGCCCTGAAGGGAAGAATCACCGTGTGGACGCGAGGCCCAGTCGATCGCGTTCCTGAGCGCACCCGGCACGCTGGCGTTGTATTCCGGTGTGACGATCAGGATCGCGTCGCTGGCTTCCATCTTTTCGCGCAGGTCCTCGACTCCGGCGGGAATGCGATCGGGCTCGAGGTCCTGGTTGTAGTTGGGGACCGAATCGAGACCGTCGTAGAGCTCGACCTCGACCCCCTCGGGGGCGAGATCGGCCGCGGCGGCCGCGAGGCGCCTGGAGAACGAATCCGCTCTCAGGCTGCCGTGGATTGCGAGGACCTTCATGACTACTCCGACGCCTTGACTGCTTCGACGTTGATCACGAGGTTGACCTTCTCGCCGACGACCGCGGCACCGCTGTCCAGGGTCGCGCCCCAGGAGATTCCGTAGTCGTTGCGGTTGATGACGCCACCGGCCTTGAGGCTGAGGACGGAGCTGCCATCCATGCCGATGCCGGCGCCTTCGACTTCGAGTTCGACTTCGGCCGGCTTGGTCACGCCGCGGAGGGTGAGGTCGCCGGTCACGCGGTAGGTCTCGCCGTCGACGGCTTCGATGCTGGTCGACTTGAACGTGCCCTGTGGGTTGCTCTCGGCGTCGAAGAAGTCCGGGCTGAGGAGGTGTCCGATGAGCTGCTCTTCGGGAACCTTGACGCTGGCTACTTCGATTGAGCCGTCGATGGCCTCGATGCCGTTTTCTCCGACCGTGACCGTTCCGGCGAATCCGCCGAAGCTGCCGCGGAAGGTGGAGATGCCGAGGTGCTTGACCTCGAAACCGACCTGCGAGTGAACGGTGTCGACGTTGTAGCTACCGGTCTCGATGCGTACTGCCTGTTCGGTGGTGCTCATGATGGTCCTTTCAGAAAACGTTGTCTAAGAAATAGTTGCGCAAGCAACTGTTGTAAAAGGAACCATAGCAAAAGTAGTTGTTTTGTCAACTATATGCGTTACAATGTCTCCTATGGCACAAGCAGCCCCCGCAACCACGAAGACCTCGAAGGTCGACGATCCGGCTTACGCAGCCGCATGGCAGGCCATTCGCAACTCCCACTTGACGGTGGTCGAGCGCATCGAGTCCGAGCTCTCGGATTCCGGACTGCCCGACCTTGCGTGGTACGACGTGCTCGTGAAACTGGAGGTTTCAGCGGCTCCGGTACGGCCCAAGGACATGCTTTGTCAGGTCAGCGTCACCAAGTCCGGGCTGACCCGCCTGCTTGACCGGATCGAGAAGGCCGGGCTGATCGAGAGGAGCTACTGCCCCTCTGACCGGCGCGGAACTTTCCTGTCGATCACCAATGCCGGGCGTTCAACGCTCGCCGAAATGAAGCCCATCCGCGACCGGGTATTCGACGCGCACTTCGTCGGGAGCCTTTCGGAGGCAGAAGCCGAAGTGATCACCGAACTGCTTAGCCGCGTCGCCGCCAGTGCCGTCGGCGAGCTCGAAGCCCAGGGCGACTGCGACGTCTGATCGACGCCGTTTGAATACGGTACCTGCGTGCTCCGGGATGCCGTAACCATCGAGGAATCCTGACCTCCTCGTTCCCGCCTGATAATCAAGGGGCCGGCGGCCAGACCTTTCGTCCCGACATTCAGGGCATCAGGGCGATCGCGGTGACCCTGGTCCTGCTTTCTCACGCCCGTCTGCCATTTGCCGAGGGTGGCTTCATCGGCGTCGACGTCTTCTACGTGGTGTCGGGGTTCCTGATCACGGGCCTGATCGTGAAGGAGATGGGTCGGGATGGCCGGCTGTCGCTGAGGGGCTTCTACGCACGTCGCGCGAGGCGAATCCTGCCGTTGGCGGTAACCGTCGTCGTATTCGTCGCGATCGTTTCGTTTTTCGTGTTCTCGATTCCACGCCAGGTGGCGATCGGTGGCGACATAATGGCGTCTGCTTTCTTCGTCCTCAACTGGCACCTGATCGCCGGGGGGGGTCGACTACTTTGCGGTGAAGGAAGGGTTGATCAGCCCGCTCCAGCACTACTGGACGCTCTCGGTGGAAGAACAGTTCTATGTCGTCTGGCCGCTCCTGGTGGTGGCAGTCAGCAGCCTTCTGACCCGCAACGGCCGTCACCTGAGACGGACCCTCCTGGTGGTGATCGTTCCGCTGGCGGCAGCTTCCCTGATCTACAGCATCAGCTATTCGGTGGCCGATCCGGAAAGCGCATTCCTCTCCACCTTCACCCGCGGCTGGGAACTGGCCTTCGGCGTGATCCTTGCCTTGGTGCTGCCGAAGAGGATTCGGCTGCCCGGACCCGTATCCACCCTGCTTGCGGCGTCCGGCCTGCTCGTGGTCGTTGCGTGTACCTATCTCCTGGACTCCGCCGATCCTTTCCCTGGCTGGCTTGCCCTGTTTCCCGTGCTGGCAACGGTGGCGTTGCTCGTGGCCGGTGCATCAGACGACGACGGACCCGTTTCGTGGCTTCTTTCGACGGCACCGTTCCAGTACGTCGGCAACATCTCCTATTCGCTCTACCTCTGGCACTGGCCTTTCGTGGTCTTCGCAATTGCCATCTGGGGAGACATGGATCCGGCCTGGCTCGTCCTGGTCACGCTTGCTTCGTCGGTGCCGGCCGCGATCTCCAGTCACTACATCGAACAGCCACTTCATCGATCCCGTTCGCTGACGCTCCGCCCCGGCCGCGCCCTGGCCCTTGGCGGGGTCTGCATTCTCGTGACGGTTGGCGTCAGTCTCGCGGTGACCACCGACCGGATCCAGGTCGACGTGCTCTCAGCCGACCAGGCCCGGGGCGCGGCGGTGCTGAGCGGGGGCAAATTCCCGATCGAGACCTCAACCGGCCAAATCAGGCCAAACCCGATCTACGCGAGAAATGACCGAGGCCACCTTTTCGATGACGACTGCCTTCTGATTGGCGACGACACCGTGTCTCCAAGCTGTACCTATGGCAACCCCGATTCTGAAAGAAAGGTAGTTGCCTTTGGCGACTCGCATGCTCTCGAATACTTCCCGGCCCTGGAAGCCATTGCGGAAGAAGAAGGTTGGCGACTTGAAGGCCTGACCCGGGGGAACTGTCCGCCATCTGACGTCGACAGCGGCGAGATCTGTAACTCCTTTCGACGCAATTCGATCGAAAGGATCAAAGCCGAGCGACCGGGCCTGGTCGTGATCGCATCAGCTACGGCGCTCAATCCTCCGATGGAGGTTGACGGTCAATCGGTCACCGGTCAGGCGAAGGTTCCCTACCTGCGGCGCGGACTGGTCAAGACCATCGACGAAATCAAGACGAGCGGGGCGAAAGTGGTCGTGATCGGAGACCAGACCAGGGCACCGTTCACTCCGGCCGACTGCGTCGCCGAAAATCTGGACAGCCTCCGTTCCTGCACCTTCAGGAAGAAGGAGAGGGGTGCGGGCAGCTATGACCGCGCTGCCGCCAGACTGACGGGTTCGACCTTCATCGACCCGGTTCCGATGCTTTGCCGACGGAACCTCTGTCCCTCAGTGATTGGCGACGTACTCGTCTACCGCGACGACTACCACCTGACGGCGACCTACGCGAAAACCCTTACCACCTGGCTCTCCCGCAGGCTGCCGGCCGTTCCCTGAGGTAGTTACCTCTCCAACGGCGGCGCGTCCGCCTCGGCTTCTGCTGATACCTCCCACGACTGGATGATCGGCAGCTTCCACATGACGCTGGCGAAAAGCAGTCCGAGCGCGGCGGCGAGCATCGCGATGAACCAGCCGTCTGCGCCCAGCATCGTCATGTCGAAGAAACCGATTCGCGACCGGGTTTTCGACGAGCACTTCACCGGGAACCTCACTCCAGCCGAAGCTGAAGCTGTGACCGGGTTGATTGGGCGAGTTGCGATGAGTGCCGTCGGGGAACTGGAAGCTCACGCCGATTGCGAAGTGTAGGCCGATGCGCCGCGGCACATGACCGAAGCTATCCAGCTCAGCAGCGCCCGGCGCTGACTTCGAGCGTCGCGATCCGTTTCTTCGGGCTGAAGGTGGTCTCGAAGCGCTGTCCCAGGTTCCGGTAGGTCCACGAGTCGGCAGGCATCTTGCGGCCATCGAGCTTCACGCAGCGCGGTTTGATCGATTGCCTCATGGTCGAGAGTGACGCATCGACCTTCCACGTGCGGGTCCGGCCGTCGACGACCTTGAGACGCCAGGACCGTTTGCCCTCCTTCGAATAGAGGCGGCCACGCCCGTTGAAATATCCGACACTCCGACCGCGGGGGAAGGCCAGCAGCCGGCGTCCGGAACGGTCGTCGAGGTTCACGATCTCCTGGTTGTCGGACCCGTAGTCGGTGAGGGTGTCGACGTCTGGATCGAGGGTCGTCAGGAGGGCTCCC
The DNA window shown above is from Thermoleophilia bacterium and carries:
- a CDS encoding acyltransferase, with protein sequence MKEGLISPLQHYWTLSVEEQFYVVWPLLVVAVSSLLTRNGRHLRRTLLVVIVPLAAASLIYSISYSVADPESAFLSTFTRGWELAFGVILALVLPKRIRLPGPVSTLLAASGLLVVVACTYLLDSADPFPGWLALFPVLATVALLVAGASDDDGPVSWLLSTAPFQYVGNISYSLYLWHWPFVVFAIAIWGDMDPAWLVLVTLASSVPAAISSHYIEQPLHRSRSLTLRPGRALALGGVCILVTVGVSLAVTTDRIQVDVLSADQARGAAVLSGGKFPIETSTGQIRPNPIYARNDRGHLFDDDCLLIGDDTVSPSCTYGNPDSERKVVAFGDSHALEYFPALEAIAEEEGWRLEGLTRGNCPPSDVDSGEICNSFRRNSIERIKAERPGLVVIASATALNPPMEVDGQSVTGQAKVPYLRRGLVKTIDEIKTSGAKVVVIGDQTRAPFTPADCVAENLDSLRSCTFRKKERGAGSYDRAAARLTGSTFIDPVPMLCRRNLCPSVIGDVLVYRDDYHLTATYAKTLTTWLSRRLPAVP
- a CDS encoding MarR family transcriptional regulator — translated: MAQAAPATTKTSKVDDPAYAAAWQAIRNSHLTVVERIESELSDSGLPDLAWYDVLVKLEVSAAPVRPKDMLCQVSVTKSGLTRLLDRIEKAGLIERSYCPSDRRGTFLSITNAGRSTLAEMKPIRDRVFDAHFVGSLSEAEAEVITELLSRVAASAVGELEAQGDCDV
- a CDS encoding NAD(P)H-dependent oxidoreductase gives rise to the protein MKVLAIHGSLRADSFSRRLAAAAADLAPEGVEVELYDGLDSVPNYNQDLEPDRIPAGVEDLREKMEASDAILIVTPEYNASVPGALRNAIDWASRPHGDSSLQGRPAAIISNSPMPFGAIWANQQVRKSFTITGTPTVERELAIGKIDERLGEDGTITDQATRDDITSILAELEELTGEVNQAKLEELAA
- a CDS encoding YceI family protein, with translation MSTTEQAVRIETGSYNVDTVHSQVGFEVKHLGISTFRGSFGGFAGTVTVGENGIEAIDGSIEVASVKVPEEQLIGHLLSPDFFDAESNPQGTFKSTSIEAVDGETYRVTGDLTLRGVTKPAEVELEVEGAGIGMDGSSVLSLKAGGVINRNDYGISWGATLDSGAAVVGEKVNLVINVEAVKASE
- the lhgO gene encoding L-2-hydroxyglutarate oxidase, yielding MSRDAPPPPQVDFAVVGGGILGLAVAREVLKRHAGATLAVLEAEDEIAAHQTSHSSGVIHAGVYYEPGSLRAKLCVEGAAELTAYCDERSVPWSMNGKLIVATAEDEIDRLDRLEVRARENGVAGLSRLSEDEITSVEPNARGLSALHSPTTAVVEFGLVAAALADDIETAGGSIHLGATVLDVKPSAAGLDLWTGKGGVRAGRAVFCGGLQSDRLARMAGGEVEPRIVPIRGGYLKVKADRQDLVRGNLYPLPDPDLPFLGAHLTRTADGSLLIGPTAMLAGARDAYRLTRLSRWDIWETASWPGTWRLIARQPRAAVQEIHHSVSARSLVKEARRLLPGLRLEDVEPGPAGVRAQALGRDGTLIEDFLTERTENAIHVRNAPSPAATSSLALARLVVDELEAESPV